In Plasmodium gaboni strain SY75 chromosome 11, whole genome shotgun sequence, the following proteins share a genomic window:
- a CDS encoding hypothetical protein (conserved Plasmodium protein, unknown function), with translation MSHTKEDKNDIILNKNEGEDDIKNNYILLYKSFDDFKINYSYKTKNKFDENDKIKEEDDHEIKRKLINLINTNFYIDRILRFKKVSINDLYKTFLYSDFLTKALILYPSLMPYIECIIEKIKKIKNENVTFFPAIEQFNFSLEHVVNGYKIGKQMFNYDPNFYTNYYHSLMKNDNIPCINQTNIFDNNIKNKYMLDNKFGSTSLHNNNNNNNNNNNDNNNDKFMNTYYASSRGSQLYNLFQDINNNHHNNNINKYFNYNMHNKNNLEETRRFPNNEYKNIIIPNNLNNNNIHMNNIYPELNNTYHLNNTHVPNLQNNYNHNNNFDHSMKNIQNETINNNNNNNNNNNNNNMNNKNSNIYSPELDTHLRVYKNINEYDIIELKICTTLNNKYICRYIGIHSGMTLYNIHRCICICLGVKKEDTDNYLHVFILNNGNIYGSGKKCSVSIIRKIQINTDRHITFKHIIKTPLYLYKSKEDKNKNNTDNNNNNSNSSGNNNSNSSGNNNSNSSGNNNSNSNNSSNNNYKNEKQLNNSSSIEHSSIITNNENILNNINNNHIDNITDLNNMNVDKSNMKENNNIIDHINNNNNNNNNNNNNNNNNNNNNNNYFNNSMNRLYTNNPSFTEDSQRGNPLESCNNLNNMNNFLNVNNFTNSYNFSNINNMETNIYNNTACNNINKNINNNINDISINNNNMFNNMNYINQLDNDTYIQNNLYKNHMNINPNILYNNPMMNNINNVQINNLLIPKIKKNDDNNIINHDGHNDNDSDSSHITLNKSDKNKNDFSLNPKYDFHQNHNINNNNPNNLNEKINEQNDNIKEIKNIELLNDGISSIENTNDNSYSKYITSSDISRKNTFNSFLHNKQGGLNCENNNMILDNNNNNNNDNNNNDNINNICIPSGYNTKEYKYNTSNYPHNTNHIYNNMNISYNNNKNTYNNNYVPYNNFHTPYYNNYMAHNNFNNPYNIYDNMQHTEQKQLCNINQNDETQNNSFNHIHTDTNKDVNSNNFPPISTFHYNNNLNHNILTPSNNLNRKNESDHIPSSYSQINNHQIYKKAEEYTFNPINQNNNNTNINDSMMMLMDASNNMPINNNTYNCNNNEIIYKHTINNDINQKDNTMDDGNLNNSSDNTQNKETICNQVILNSSNINNLGSYSFQNINDLYEEKKNMEYNDDSIYKINDNPENIGNPHNNNKTNIYNQKNKSSEQHTDHNIEQIYEQNNNDETIKNNTVEIFKSNENELYNSNNFISKTQHETNNILNNININIKDEMNGHKINEHPWTKSNKIEIEEKNCLITKYGNENHNIYSKNNSNIFLNNKNNDIVICNNHNNSSHIQENFNNMNESMINENNLIIPQNENLKNTNEEYFTNDLKKKVSLEKNISDSNFLIKVNNEIKKEEENKNNINIFINNNIYELKENNENKNKLDHFYSTNIKDDKENITNVYSNNHLSVPLNKYNDEDKQLIKQMNHVSSMNSIYDYNCMNNYYNSINSQQLIKNNTENLHSFKKETYSPCEKKYIKSEINNMNNSVCFQNKYDYIYTNHLNMEHVQINNNIEEEKMKKEKDDEIQGQIIEVELNKKLHNNTTEENKMVLSQNTQINHDADMNINIKNKNNNNNNNNNNQFVIPNTLKEKYQNNINTNEKHNKNEENKNNDIINNTSNMVNDNKLIQNDINNMNNNENEGLYINVRTQYKSDNRTSVEKNIMTLNYINNNNNNNNNIDLFDCHNDSTKINDINKDTTTNSTPYINHNIISNDCSPNNINKDILVDSNNCMYNNKHTNYNTYHEDNLQILCNQNSSSLLRNTNELLSNQYDNEKNIETYENDDVKNVEAHHNDDEKNVETYNNDNYNNYNNNYYFNGNNNVQDESFYSNNSHQKYNQNNIEYIPNDDKNFSDIQQYTNGLCYTNNNQYINNPEITNNSTYIYNNSYMNNNTCSFNKEYSNNNMCHNKNDNIHMLNDTATKISYHPINMYNISNNNNINNNQIYDNNMNIYNNYYNYNNNNNMYNNYYNYNNNNNMYNNYYSYSNKNFYMNEQNTDGAANFIYTDDLKEVGKENNTHTLNNSSINQTEYHSKINNNDNNNNDDNNNNDDNNNNDNNNNNDDNNNNNNNNNNNNNNNNNIDGNNNNMMMMNHHYHPLVYENQYNKNIHMINQQIQNXXXXXXXXXXXNKEQYINISNHDNMCNYNNINSINAYENNNEYILQKNMLYKSEEKENIYNSSSIYKQNHEQKYINYINNGNYIMNNCMNDYHNNYNVQNFRSFKNNDFQQHLSYSNASEAMLNANEFNQGINKTEFQGEYNSNLVNANKHNINNVNAMFDIRKDKKNDNNEXXXXXXXXXXXXXXXXXXXXXXXXXXXXXXXXXXXXXXXXXXXXXXXXXXXXXXXXXXXXXXXXXXXXXXXXXXXXXXXXXXXXXXXXXXXXXXXXXXXXVQKSNGYNNNIFYNKKNSQKICQDDITLNECLNSIDINEGEKKKFEENKSSFSMLYLFGKVKFYISIIDIIHNKTNSHDLLWVPRCCNGSYGTFLKHNYSNMNEINKYTHDEEIDIDSINLKLMETRFSKNVASSRTTKRKRMIDIDKTVLHYYKEHISEFFNDKNKIIKLTKKLCKYKKKRKFNDTQKKGTYKDENDYDNCDVHQNGNEHNHENDIQDNNNNNDDNNDNNNNNNNNNNKKKTKGKNISKGKKQTSNRMNNTKNVQNAKNTKNNKNINNTNNMSNIESINTIKSVDTENRMNNIINMNGINKTESISKMDSTHNMNNINSINNINNINSINNINGINNMNNVNNVNIMNSLNNKNNMNPINHYNNEKQNILNNNLQFNQVNYNNNLINGLQKNNFFNNNNYNNITDINGNNIISHNNHINNKLYSNINNNYYYNRTNNIIPNNTTTNNHNNNGNIYESKCQSMIHNNNIGHDLKQQIINYNENTNSNNNMSIPQLLEGNKNFINISNTFINPNYSNDIHQTNELLVNQNNVDAEMLSNNINKNTYNEQ, from the exons atgagTCATACAAAAgaagataaaaatgatattatattaaataaaaatgaaggcgaagatgatataaagaataattatattttactGTACAAATCTTTTGATGActttaaaattaattattcttataaaaCCAAAAACAAGTttgatgaaaatgataagATTAAGGAAGAAGATGATCatgaaataaaaagaaaattaataaatttgataaacactaatttttatatagaTAGAATTTTACGTTTCAAAAAGGTCAGTATAAATGATTTGTATAAAACCTTTTTATATTCCGATTTTTTAACTAAAGCATTAATTTTGTATCCTTCTTTAATGCCTTATATTGAATGTATTATagagaaaataaaaaaaataaaaaacgAAAACGTTACATTTTTTCCAGCTATTGAACAGTTCAATTTCTCTTTAGAACATGTAGTAAATGGTTATAAAATAGGGAAACAAATGTTTAATTATGACCCGAACTTTTATACTAATTATTATCACAGTTTGATgaaaaatgataatatcCCTTGTATAAATCAAACAAACATTTTTgataataacataaaaaataagtaCATGTTGGATAATAAGTTTGGCAGTACATCattacataataataataataataataataataataataatgataataataatgataagTTTATGAACACATATTATGCATCTTCCAGGGGAAGtcaattatataatttatttcaAGACATAAATAACAACCATcataataacaatattaataaatactttaattataatatgcacaataaaaataatttagaAGAAACAAGAAGGTTTCcaaataatgaatataaaaatataattatcccaaataatttgaataacaataatatacatatgaacaatatatatcctgaactaaataatacatatcatttaaataatacacATGTACCCAATctacaaaataattataatcataacaataattttgatcattctatgaaaaatattcaaaatgAAACCATtaataacaacaacaataataataataataataataataataatatgaataataagAACTCTAACATATACTCTCCAGAATTAGATACACATTTACgtgtttataaaaatattaatgaatATGATATTATAGAATTGAAAATATGCACGACATtaaacaataaatatatatgcCGATATATAG GTATTCATAGTGGTATGACTTTGTACAATATTCACAGATGCATTTGTATATGCTTAGGAGTAAAGAAAGAAGATACAGATAATTATTTACATGTATTTATTCTTAATAatggaaatatatatggaaGTGGGAAGAAATGTAGTGTTAgtattataagaaaaatacaaataaatacCGATCGACATATTACATTCAAGCATATAATCAAAACACctttgtatttatataaatcaaaagaagataaaaacaaaaacaatactgataataataataataatagtaatagtagtggtaataataatagtaatagtagtggtaataataatagtaatagtagtggtaataataatagtaatagtaataatagtagtaataataattataaaaatgaaaaacaACTGAATAATTCTTCATCTATTGAGCATTCTAGTATTATTACcaataatgaaaatattcttaataatataaataacaaccatattgataatattacagatttaaataatatgaacgTAGACAAAAGCAACatgaaagaaaataataatataatagaTCATATaaacaacaacaataataataataataataataacaataacaataataataataataataataataataactATTTTAACAATTCAATGAACAGATTATATACTAATAATCCTAGTTTTACTGAGGATTCTCAAAGAGGGAACCCTTTAGAATCATGCAATAATTTAaacaatatgaataattttttgaatgtaaataattttacaaactcatataatttctctaatataaataatatggaaactaatatatataacaatacagcatgtaataatatcaacaaaaatataaataataacattaatgatatatcgattaataataacaatatgtttaataacatgaattatataaatcaatTAGATAATGATActtatatacaaaataatttatataaaaatcatatgaacataaatccaaacattttatataataatcctatgatgaataatattaacaatgtacaaataaataatttattaataccaaaaattaaaaaaaatgatgataataatataatcaATCATGATGGTcataatgataatgatagTGATAGTAGTCATATAACATTAAACAAAAGcgataaaaataaaaacgATTTTTCATTGAATCCAAAATATGATTTTCATCaaaatcataatataaacaataataacccaaacaatttaaatgaaaaaataaatgaacaaaatgataatattaaagaaataaaaaatatagaattattaaatgatgGCATATCGTCTATTGAAAACACTAATGATAATTCATATTCCAAGTATATTACTTCTTCGGATATATCACGAAAGAATACATTCAATTCTTTTCTACATAATAAGCAGGGGGGCCTAAATTGTGAGAACAACAATATGATActtgataataataataataataataatgataataataataatgataatattaataatatttgtattcCGAGTGGATACAATAcaaaagaatataaatataacacTTCCAATTATCCACATAATACTAACCACATATACaataatatgaacatttcatataataacaataagAATACCTACAACAATAATTATGTtccatataataattttcataCTCCTTActataataattatatggcacataataatttcaataatccttacaatatatatgataacATGCAACATACAGAACAAAAACaattatgtaatataaatcaaaatGATGAAACCCAAAACAATTCATTTAATCATATTCATACAGATACTAATAAAGATGtaaattcaaataattttcCGCCTATAAGCACATTTCATTATAACAACAACTTAAATCATAACATATTAACACCatcaaataatttaaatagaaaaaatgaaagtGATCATATTCCTTCTAGTTATTCTCAAATTAATAATcatcaaatatataaaaaagcGGAAGAATATACTTTCAATCCTATAAACCAAAACAACAACAACACCAACATAAATGACAGTATGATGATGTTAATGGATGCATCAAATAATATGCccataaataataatacttaTAATTGCAATAATAAcgaaataatatataaacatacTATCAATAATGATATCAATCAAAAGGATAATACTATGGATGATGGAAACTTAAATAATTCATCTGATAATACACAAAATAAGGAAACAATTTGCAATCAAGTTATTTTAAATAGTTctaatataaataatctAGGTTCCTACTCatttcaaaatattaatgatttatatgaagaaaaaaaaaatatggaatataatgatgatagcatttacaaaataaatgaCAATCCAGAAAATATAGGAAACCCACACAACAAcaataaaacaaatatatataaccagaaaaataaaagttCTGAACAACATACAGATCATAATATTGAACaaatatatgaacaaaataataatgatgaaacaataaaaaacaatactgtagaaatatttaaaagtaATGAAAACGAGCTTTACAACTCAAATAATTTCATATCAAAAACACAACATGAAACAAACAACATCTTAAACAATATcaacataaatataaaagatgaaATGAACGGTcacaaaataaatgaaCACCCATGGACAAAATCAAACAAAATAGAAATTGAAGAAAAGAACTGtttaataacaaaatatgGTAATGAAAAccataatatatatagtaaaaataattcaaatatttttttaaataataaaaataatgacatagttatatgtaataatcataataattcatCACATATTCaagaaaattttaataatatgaatgaaagtatgataaatgaaaataatttaataattcctcaaaatgaaaatttaaaaaatacaaatgaaGAATATTTTACTAATGatcttaaaaaaaaagtgtccttagaaaaaaatatatcagATTCAAATTTTCTGATCAAAGtaaataatgaaattaaaaaagaagaagaaaataaaaataatataaatatattcatcaataacaatatatatgaattaaaggaaaataatgaaaataaaaataaattagatcatttttatagtacaaatattaaagatgataaagaaaatataacaaatgTATATTCAAACAATCATTTAAGTGTAcctttaaataaatataatgatgaaGACAAACAACtaataaaacaaatgaaTCATGTTTCTAGTATGAATTctatatatgattataattgtatgaataattattataattctATAAATTCTCAACAattaataaagaataataCGGAAAATTTACATTCATTTAAGAAAGAGACATATTCACCttgtgaaaaaaaatatataaaaagtgAGATAAATAACATGAACAATTCAGTATGCTTccaaaataaatatgattatatatacacaaatcatttaaatatggAACATGTacaaattaataataatatagaagaagaaaaaatgaaaaaagaaaaagatgATGAAATACAGGGACAAATTATTGAAGTAGAACTTAATAAAAAACttcataataatacaactgaggaaaataaaatggTACTTAGTCAAAACACTCAAATAAATCATGATGCAgatatgaatataaatattaaaaataaaaataataataataataataataataataatcaatTTGTGATCCCTAACACTttaaaggaaaaatatcaaaataatatcaacACAAATGAgaaacataataaaaatgaagaaaacaagaataatgatataataaacaataCATCCAATATGGTTAATGATAATAAGTTAATacaaaatgatataaataatatgaacaataatgaaaatgaaggtttatatataaatgtacGTACACAATATAAATCAGATAATAGAACATCAgttgaaaaaaatatcatgacattaaattatattaataataataataataataataacaatatagATTTATTTGATTGTCATAATGATAGTACGAAAATAAATGACATCAATAAGGATACGACAACAAATTCCACACCATATATTAAccataatattatatcaaaTGATTGCTCACctaataatattaataagGATATTTTAGTAGATTCAAATAATTGTATGTATAATAACAAGCATACaaattataatacatatCATGAAGATAATTTACAAATTTTATGTAATCAAAATTCATCATCTCTTTTAAGAAATACCaatgaattattatctaATCAATATGacaatgaaaaaaatatagaaacATATGAGAATGATGATGTAAAAAATGTAGAAGCACATcataatgatgatgaaaaaaatgtagaaacatacaataatgataattataataattataataataattattattttaatggaaataataatgttcAAGATGAATCCTTTTATTCAAATAACTCTCATCAGAaatataatcaaaataaCATAGAATATATACCAAATGATGATAAGAATTTTTCTGATATACAACAATATACAAATGGTTTGTgttatacaaataataatcaatatataaataatcCAGAGATAACTAATAAtagtacatatatatataataactcatatatgaataataatacatgttcatttaataaagaatattctaataataatatgtgtcataataaaaatgataacaTTCATATGCTTAATGATACAGCAACAAAGATTAGCTATCATCCTATTAACATGTACAATAttagtaataataataatattaataacaACCAAATATATGACAACAATATGAACATTTacaataattattataattataataataataataatatgtacaacaattattataattataataataataataatatgtacaacaattattatagctatagtaataaaaatttttatatgaatgaaCAAAATACAGATGGTGCCGCAAATTTTATCTACACAGATGATCTCAAAGAAGTaggaaaagaaaataatactCATACATTAAATAACAGTTCTATAAACCAAACAGAATATCATtcaaaaattaataataatgataataataacaatgatgataataataacaatgatgataataacaacaatgataataataacaacaatgatgataataacaacaacaataataataataataataataataataataacaataacATTGATGgtaataacaataatatgatgatgatgaatCACCATTATCATCCTTTAGTATATGAAaatcaatataataaaaatatacatatgatAAACCAACAAATACAAAATGANNNNNNNNNNNNNNNNNNNNNNNNNNNNNNGAATAAAGAACAATATATCAACATATCTAACCATGACAATATGtgtaattataataacatcAATTCTATTAATGCgtatgaaaataataatgaatatatattgcaaaagaatatgttatataaaagtgaagaaaaagaaaatatttataattcgtcatctatatataaacaaaatcatgaacaaaaatatattaattatataaataatggtaactatataatgaataattGCATGAACGATTATCacaataattataatgtaCAAAATTTCAgatcttttaaaaataatgacTTCCAACAACATTTATCTTATTCAAACGCTTCTGAAGCTATGCTAAATGCAAATGAATTTAATCAAggaataaataaaacagAATTTCAAGGAGAATACAATTCTAACTTGGTAAATGcaaataaacataatattaataatgtaAATGCTATGTTTGATATAAGGAaggataaaaaaaatgataataatgagGNNNNNNNNNNNNNNNNNNNNNNNNNNNNNNNNNNNNNNNNNNNNNNNNNNNNNNNNNNNNNNNNNNNNNNNNNNNNNNNNNNNNNNNNNNNNNNNNNNNNNNNNNNNNNNNNNNNNNNNNNNNNNNNNNNNNNNNNNNNNNNNNNNNNNNNNNNNNNNNNNNNNNNNNNNNNNNNNNNNNNNNNNNNNNNNNNNNNNNNNNNNNNNNNNNNNNNNNNNNNNNNNNNNNNNNNNNNNNNNNNNNNNNNNNNNNNNNNNNNNNNNNNNNNNNNNNNNNNNNNNNNNNNNNNNNNNNNNNNNGTACAAAAAAGTAATggatataataataacattttttataataagaaGAATTCACAAAAAATATGCCAAGATGACATTACCTTAAATGAATGTCTCAACTCTATTGATATAAACGaaggagaaaaaaaaaaatttgaagaaaataaatcaaGTTTTTctatgttatatttatttggaaaagtaaaattttatattagTATTATTGACattatacataataaaacaaattCTCATGATTTATTATGGGTGCCTAGATGTTGTAATGGAAGTTATGGTACGTTCTTAAAACataattattcaaatatgaatgaaataaataaatatacacatGATGAAGAAATCGATATAGATTctattaatttaaaattaatgGAAACCAGATTCAGCAAAAATGTAGCTAGCTCAAGAAcaacaaaaagaaaaagaatgatagatatagataaaacagttttacattattataaagaaCATATAAGTGAATTCtttaatgataaaaataaaattataaaattaacaaaaaaactttgtaaatataaaaaaaaaagaaaatttaatGATACACAAAAAAAGGGAACATACaaagatgaaaatgatTATGATAATTGTGATGTGCATCAGAATGGAAATGAACACAACCatgaaaatgatatacaagacaataacaataataatgatgataataatgacaacaacaataataataataacaataataataagaagaaGACTAAAGGTAAGAATATCTCTAAAGGAAAAAAACAAACTTCTAATCGAATgaataatacaaaaaatgTTCAAAATGCAAAAaacacaaaaaataataaaaatataaataatacaaataatatgagTAATATAGAAAGTATAAATACCATAAAAAGTGTGGATACTGAAAATAGAATGAACAACATAATTAATATGAATGGTATAAATAAAACGGAAAGTATAAGTAAAATGGACAGTACAcataatatgaataatataaacagtataaacaatataaataatataaacagtataaataatataaacggcataaataatatgaacaatgTGAACAATGTGAACATAATGAATAGTTTAaacaacaaaaataatatgaaccCTATAAATCATTACAATAatgaaaaacaaaatatacTTAACAACAATCTTCAATTTAACCAAGtgaattataataataaccTTATAAATGGTCTTcaaaaaaacaatttttttaacaataataattataataatattacagatataaatggaaataatattattagtcataataatcatatcaacaataaattatatagtaatataaataataattattattataatagGACTAACAATATAATCCCTAATAATACTACTActaataatcataataataatggtAACATATATGAATCTAAATGCCAAAGCATGATTCATAACAACAACATAGGACATGATCTAAAACAacaaataattaattataatgaaaatacaaattctaataataatatgagTATACCTCAATTACTTGAGGggaataaaaattttataaatatttctaatACATTTATCAATCCGAATTATTCTAATGATATTCATCAAACAAATGAATTATTAGTTAATCAAAATAATGTAGACGCGGAAATGTTGtctaataatattaataaaaatacatataacgaacaataa
- a CDS encoding putative membrane protein (conserved Plasmodium membrane protein, unknown function), producing the protein SFFQSLCIISYSLFPLILSSFLNLFISTHVIRLLFCLLSIVWSSYNCILILAKFIKSNRLLISFFPICLLQLFLASFLLIK; encoded by the exons aTCATTTTTTCAGTCATTATGCATTATTAGTTATTCATTATTTCCTTTGATACTTTCTTCGTTCcttaatttatttatctCAACACATGTCATACGCTTATTATTTTGCTTGTTATCAATAGTTTGGTCATCTTACA ATTGTATTTTAATTTTAGCAAAgtttataaaaagtaaCAGGTTActtatttcattttttccTATTTGCTTATTACAACTCTTTTTAGCTAGTTTTTTATTgattaaataa